A genomic region of Leptolyngbya sp. NIES-2104 contains the following coding sequences:
- a CDS encoding type II toxin-antitoxin system VapC family toxin: MKPKVYIETSIPSFYYEVRIQPDMMARRDWTRDWWNTVSDNYFLVTSLAVLDELNRGDFPGKTEAIDLLSNLTIVPIETAIVEIVETYIRQQLMPNDPVGDALHLALASYHKCDFLLTWNCRHLANANKFGHIRRVNAMLGLYVPTLITPLELIGAQNDEEG; the protein is encoded by the coding sequence ATGAAGCCGAAAGTCTACATCGAAACGTCAATTCCCAGCTTCTACTATGAGGTCAGAATTCAGCCTGATATGATGGCGCGGCGCGATTGGACGCGGGACTGGTGGAACACCGTCAGTGATAATTATTTCCTCGTCACCAGTCTTGCAGTATTGGATGAACTCAACCGCGGCGACTTTCCGGGAAAAACTGAAGCGATCGATCTTCTCAGCAATTTAACCATTGTTCCAATTGAAACCGCGATCGTGGAAATCGTTGAAACATATATTCGGCAACAACTGATGCCCAACGATCCGGTTGGCGATGCCCTACATCTTGCTCTGGCTTCCTATCACAAGTGCGACTTTCTATTAACTTGGAATTGTCGCCATTTGGCAAACGCAAATAAATTTGGGCACATCAGACGAGTCAACGCTATGCTTGGCTTATATGTTCCAACACTGATCACGCCATTAGAGCTAATCGGAGCGCAAAATGACGAAGAAGGATGA
- a CDS encoding Swt1 family HEPN domain-containing protein, whose product MAITNKERVGRALDLLRDGLYPFIDRELKNRYRSAWLTQITPTLSANRSSKSTPEQMLQEDVSLQLKLIDRLWKDVFGSIFSKHHRAYINELLEVRNTWAHSNFSTEDTERALDTIVRLLNEISAPEAEIIEKQRQELRRLRYEEQARRETRRAAATSLEGTPVSGLKPWREIVTPHQDVASGRYQQAEFAADLWQVFLDKGSDEYRLPNEFFRRTYLTDGLKHLLGNALTRLSGKGGDPVIELQTNFGGGKTHAMLSLYHLCSGVDAKDLPGLEPIFAEVGVSEPPQTVNTVVLVGNKISPGQPHEKPDGTIVHTLWGEIAWQLGKSAGGTQEARAAYEMIRQSDETATNPGDVLTSLFNRYAPCLVLIDEWVAYARQLHEENDLPAGNFDTHVTFAQTLSESAKNADRTLLVVSIPASDIEIGGDRGKQALDRLKNAIGRVESPWRPASAEESFEIVRRRLFQPINPDAYIARDAVVRAFFDLYQNQAQEFPSECREASYKRRLEEAYPIHPEVFDRLYSDWSTLDKFQRTRGVLRLMAKVIHSLWDRGDKNLLIMPASISMDDTQVQTELTRYLDDPWVPVIEKDVDGANSLPVSIDNQNPNLGRYSACRRVTRTIYLGSAPTLQAANRGIEDRRIKLGCVQPGETVATFGDALRRLTDQATYLYVDSNNRYWISTQPNVTRTAQDRATQIQEDKDRIWEEIINRLKSDKQRGEFAGVHIAPDSTADIPDEETMGVRLVVLSSQHSHIAKTSDSAARQQVEAILSHKGASPRYCKNLLLFLVPDKTKVAILEQSVGQYLAWDSIVQDKTVLNLDVFQSNQAIAKRTQTTETVDYQLKEAYQWLLVPGHDPSATNPKDQLIWTEVRLQGQDSPILRASRKALHEGHLLTNCAANFLRLEALDHYLWRDVDHLDLKKLWTYLSNYLYLPRLKNEQILIQSIQDGAAAMLWEENFAYATGWDDTKQRYLGLKAGTRESFTVSLSSQNFIVKPEVALRQLNADEAARNAIVDTNNSAEVGQDPNHKTQANQSLRVSESSLPSIAAPKKQVQRFYGAVSIDPIRLTRDTSQIANEVIQHLSSLNADVQITLEIQVNAPDGIPDNVIRTVSENCRVLRFSQQSFEED is encoded by the coding sequence ATGGCAATCACCAACAAAGAACGAGTCGGTCGCGCCCTTGATCTCCTGCGAGACGGTCTCTATCCTTTCATCGATCGAGAACTCAAAAATCGCTATCGTTCCGCTTGGCTCACCCAAATCACCCCCACCCTCAGCGCCAATCGATCGTCCAAATCCACCCCAGAGCAAATGCTCCAAGAAGACGTTTCACTTCAGTTGAAACTCATCGATCGACTATGGAAAGACGTTTTCGGCAGTATCTTCAGCAAACACCATCGCGCCTACATCAACGAACTCCTTGAAGTTCGGAATACTTGGGCACACAGCAATTTTTCGACTGAAGACACCGAGCGGGCATTAGATACGATCGTCCGTCTCCTGAATGAAATTTCCGCCCCCGAAGCCGAAATCATTGAGAAGCAACGCCAAGAACTTCGCCGCCTGCGCTACGAAGAACAAGCCCGTCGAGAAACCCGCCGCGCCGCTGCCACTTCCCTCGAAGGCACACCTGTTAGCGGACTCAAGCCCTGGCGCGAAATCGTCACGCCTCATCAAGATGTCGCTTCCGGTCGCTATCAACAAGCCGAATTTGCAGCAGATCTCTGGCAAGTTTTTCTGGACAAAGGCTCCGATGAATACCGCCTACCCAACGAATTCTTCCGCCGCACCTATCTAACCGATGGACTCAAACATCTACTCGGAAATGCCTTAACCCGACTCAGTGGCAAAGGTGGCGACCCCGTCATCGAACTTCAAACCAACTTCGGAGGCGGCAAAACTCATGCCATGCTCTCCCTCTATCACCTTTGTTCTGGAGTCGATGCCAAAGACTTACCTGGATTAGAGCCAATTTTTGCAGAAGTCGGCGTTTCTGAACCTCCTCAAACTGTCAATACCGTTGTGCTGGTCGGTAACAAGATTTCTCCAGGACAACCCCACGAAAAACCCGATGGCACGATCGTTCACACCCTCTGGGGCGAAATCGCTTGGCAACTCGGCAAATCAGCAGGCGGAACCCAAGAAGCCAGAGCCGCTTACGAAATGATTCGCCAATCCGACGAAACTGCCACAAACCCCGGCGATGTGCTCACCTCACTCTTTAACCGTTATGCTCCGTGTCTAGTTCTAATCGATGAGTGGGTTGCTTATGCCCGTCAGCTTCACGAAGAAAACGACCTTCCCGCCGGAAACTTCGATACTCACGTCACTTTTGCCCAAACCCTAAGCGAATCTGCCAAAAACGCCGATCGTACTCTCCTCGTCGTCAGCATTCCGGCTTCTGATATCGAAATTGGTGGCGATCGCGGAAAACAGGCACTCGATCGGCTCAAAAATGCGATCGGGCGAGTCGAATCCCCGTGGCGACCCGCCAGCGCCGAAGAAAGCTTTGAAATTGTGCGTCGCCGCCTCTTTCAACCGATCAACCCCGATGCCTACATTGCGCGCGATGCGGTCGTTCGTGCTTTCTTCGATCTCTATCAAAATCAGGCACAAGAATTTCCCTCCGAATGCCGCGAAGCTAGCTACAAGCGTCGCCTTGAAGAAGCGTATCCGATTCATCCTGAAGTCTTCGATCGACTCTACTCCGACTGGTCAACCCTCGACAAATTTCAGCGCACCCGTGGCGTTTTACGCTTGATGGCAAAAGTGATTCATTCTCTTTGGGACAGAGGAGACAAGAACCTTCTGATCATGCCTGCCAGTATCTCAATGGATGATACTCAAGTGCAGACCGAACTCACCCGCTATCTAGACGATCCTTGGGTTCCAGTGATCGAAAAAGATGTGGATGGTGCAAACTCGCTACCTGTTTCGATCGACAATCAAAACCCAAACTTAGGACGCTACTCTGCCTGTCGCCGCGTCACTCGAACCATCTATCTCGGCTCGGCTCCCACGCTCCAAGCCGCAAATCGAGGCATTGAAGATCGCCGAATCAAACTCGGTTGTGTTCAACCCGGCGAAACCGTCGCAACCTTCGGGGATGCTCTCCGCCGCCTCACCGACCAAGCCACCTATCTCTACGTCGATAGCAACAATCGGTACTGGATCTCCACTCAGCCCAATGTCACGCGCACCGCTCAAGATCGCGCCACCCAGATCCAAGAAGACAAAGACCGAATCTGGGAAGAAATCATCAATCGTCTAAAAAGTGATAAGCAGCGGGGCGAATTTGCGGGCGTTCACATTGCTCCTGATTCAACGGCTGACATTCCTGACGAAGAAACAATGGGAGTTCGCCTTGTTGTTCTGAGTTCCCAACATTCTCACATTGCTAAAACCTCAGATAGTGCAGCCCGTCAGCAAGTTGAGGCAATTCTCAGTCACAAGGGAGCGAGTCCCCGCTACTGTAAAAATTTGCTGTTGTTCCTCGTGCCTGACAAAACCAAGGTTGCCATTCTAGAACAAAGTGTCGGTCAGTATTTGGCTTGGGACTCGATCGTTCAAGACAAAACGGTTCTCAACTTAGATGTTTTTCAGAGTAACCAAGCGATCGCTAAACGCACCCAAACAACTGAAACCGTTGACTATCAGCTAAAAGAAGCTTACCAATGGCTGCTCGTTCCCGGTCACGATCCCAGCGCAACTAATCCCAAAGACCAATTAATCTGGACAGAGGTTCGTCTCCAGGGGCAAGATTCTCCGATTCTGCGTGCCAGCCGCAAAGCATTGCATGAAGGTCATCTGCTGACGAATTGCGCGGCGAACTTTCTGCGATTAGAGGCACTCGATCATTATCTATGGCGCGATGTCGATCACCTCGATCTTAAGAAACTCTGGACATACTTATCGAACTACCTCTATCTCCCCAGACTCAAAAACGAGCAAATCCTGATTCAATCGATTCAAGATGGTGCAGCAGCAATGCTTTGGGAGGAAAATTTTGCTTATGCAACGGGTTGGGATGACACGAAACAGCGCTATTTGGGCTTAAAAGCAGGAACGAGAGAATCCTTTACAGTTTCATTGAGTTCCCAAAACTTCATTGTTAAGCCTGAAGTCGCACTCCGTCAGTTGAATGCAGATGAAGCGGCTCGAAATGCGATCGTTGATACAAACAATTCCGCTGAAGTCGGACAAGACCCAAATCACAAGACTCAAGCAAATCAATCTCTCCGAGTTAGTGAAAGCAGTTTGCCATCGATCGCTGCTCCGAAAAAACAGGTACAGCGTTTTTATGGTGCTGTATCGATCGACCCGATTCGGCTCACACGCGACACCTCGCAAATTGCGAATGAAGTGATCCAGCATCTCAGCAGTCTCAATGCCGATGTCCAAATCACGCTCGAAATTCAGGTGAACGCGCCAGACGGCATTCCAGATAACGTCATTCGCACCGTTTCAGAAAACTGCCGTGTTCTACGCTTTTCTCAACAAAGCTTTGAGGAAGATTGA
- a CDS encoding DUF1156 domain-containing protein, translating to MPDRKKLIEVSLPLEEINKQSAREKSIRHGHPSTLHLWWARRPLASCRAVLFASLVDDPSARPEEFPTEEAQATERKRLLELIEKLVAWENVNNQALLAEAQAEILKSTNGNPPPVLDPFCGGGSIPLEVQRLGLEAHASDINPVAVLITKALIEIPPKFKDLPPVNPEAQKQLKANQWFGAQGLAEDVRYYGKWIRDEAEKRIGHLYPKVKLPKELGEGEATVIAWLWARTVKCPNPTCGCQMPLLSSFVLSSKKGKEAYLVPEVSGQEVKFSISNKPPQRYEDPKKGFKRGTSGIFECAFCETVTTRDYVSEQAKAKFLGIVPTAVVVQAKRGRLYLPAYFAPCPEIPKVDTTDLAIEFAPNPRDLWCRNFGLYTPADLFTPRQLVALTTLSDLVKEAHKQICHDINQAREASSEKNSTDSAVYADAVTTYLGLALSKLSDSLCALATWSPSTDQAIHAFTKQAIPMVWDYAESNTFNNAAGDYITTIKTVVRAINNLGKGLPGYAHQQDATKYVRDTSVPALVFTTDPPYYDNISYAELSDFFYVWLRRSLEDIYPTLFSTIATPKEQELVAAPYRFGGDKEKARQFFEDGLHEAFRRTYEASHPDYPFTVFYAFKQTEVKKDSANALRIAASTGWETMLESLIQSGFSVTGTWPMRTERDNRIVGQGKNALASSIALVCRPLPTNAAKTTRRDFLTALKRELPAALRAMQQGNIAPVDLAQASIGPGMAVFSRYKQVLESDGSPMRVRTALQLINQTLDEYLTEQEGELDADTRWALTWFEQHQFEDGNFGDAETLSKAKVTSIQGLVTAGILTAKYGKVRLLHRDDLPAQWNPIGDTRIPDWEATQHLIKTLQERGEHQAAFLLNQLDPDRAEIYRDLAYRLYNICDRKSWTQEAIAYNSLVISWAEITRLAAQSASTQQIELLPI from the coding sequence ATGCCCGATCGTAAGAAACTCATTGAAGTCTCCCTCCCTCTAGAAGAGATTAACAAACAGTCAGCGCGTGAAAAGTCGATTCGTCACGGGCATCCTTCGACACTGCATCTTTGGTGGGCGCGGAGACCGCTTGCATCTTGTCGGGCTGTATTATTTGCATCTTTGGTCGATGATCCTTCTGCACGACCCGAAGAGTTTCCAACTGAAGAAGCACAGGCAACAGAGAGAAAGCGACTGCTGGAATTGATCGAAAAACTGGTGGCTTGGGAGAATGTGAATAATCAGGCATTGTTAGCAGAGGCGCAAGCAGAGATTCTGAAATCGACGAATGGGAATCCGCCTCCGGTGCTTGACCCGTTTTGTGGTGGGGGATCGATTCCGTTGGAGGTGCAGCGGTTGGGGTTGGAAGCTCATGCGAGTGATATCAATCCGGTGGCGGTGCTGATTACGAAGGCGTTGATTGAGATTCCGCCGAAGTTTAAGGATCTGCCGCCTGTGAATCCGGAGGCACAGAAGCAACTGAAGGCGAATCAATGGTTTGGGGCGCAAGGGTTGGCGGAAGATGTGCGCTACTACGGGAAATGGATTCGGGATGAGGCAGAAAAGCGGATTGGGCATCTGTATCCGAAGGTGAAATTGCCAAAGGAATTGGGTGAGGGTGAGGCGACGGTTATTGCTTGGTTGTGGGCGAGAACGGTGAAGTGTCCGAATCCGACTTGTGGATGTCAGATGCCGCTTTTATCTTCGTTTGTTCTATCTTCAAAGAAGGGGAAAGAAGCTTACTTAGTACCTGAAGTCTCAGGACAAGAAGTTAAATTCAGTATCAGCAATAAGCCACCTCAACGATACGAAGATCCAAAAAAAGGATTCAAACGCGGAACATCAGGAATTTTTGAATGCGCCTTCTGTGAGACGGTAACAACAAGAGATTATGTATCTGAGCAAGCGAAAGCCAAGTTTCTAGGCATTGTACCAACAGCCGTAGTAGTTCAAGCCAAGAGAGGTAGATTGTATCTACCTGCTTACTTTGCTCCTTGTCCTGAGATTCCAAAGGTTGATACTACAGATCTAGCAATAGAATTTGCTCCAAATCCTCGCGATTTATGGTGCCGTAACTTTGGATTGTATACTCCCGCAGATCTTTTTACTCCTCGTCAACTTGTCGCCCTTACTACTCTCAGTGATTTAGTTAAAGAAGCACACAAACAGATATGTCATGACATCAATCAAGCTAGAGAAGCAAGCTCAGAGAAGAATTCAACTGATTCGGCAGTTTATGCAGATGCAGTCACAACTTATTTAGGACTTGCTCTAAGCAAACTAAGTGATAGTTTATGTGCATTAGCAACATGGTCACCGAGTACAGATCAGGCAATTCACGCTTTTACAAAACAAGCTATTCCAATGGTGTGGGATTACGCTGAATCTAACACTTTTAACAACGCTGCTGGTGACTATATAACTACGATTAAGACTGTAGTTCGTGCAATCAATAATCTTGGAAAAGGACTGCCTGGTTACGCTCACCAGCAGGACGCAACAAAGTATGTTAGAGATACTTCTGTGCCAGCACTTGTATTTACAACTGACCCTCCATACTATGACAACATTAGTTACGCAGAATTGTCTGACTTCTTTTATGTTTGGCTGCGTCGTTCACTTGAGGATATTTATCCTACCCTCTTCAGCACGATAGCAACTCCAAAAGAACAAGAATTAGTTGCTGCACCGTATCGATTTGGAGGCGATAAAGAAAAAGCTCGCCAGTTTTTTGAGGATGGACTGCACGAAGCATTTAGAAGAACTTACGAAGCCTCTCATCCTGACTATCCATTCACTGTCTTCTATGCCTTTAAACAAACTGAAGTGAAAAAGGATAGTGCAAATGCGCTGAGGATTGCTGCATCTACAGGATGGGAGACTATGCTGGAAAGTCTGATTCAATCAGGCTTTAGTGTAACTGGAACGTGGCCTATGAGAACAGAAAGAGACAATCGAATAGTGGGACAGGGCAAGAATGCTCTTGCTTCTTCAATCGCTCTCGTCTGTCGCCCTCTCCCCACCAACGCCGCCAAAACCACCCGCCGCGACTTCCTCACCGCCCTCAAACGCGAACTCCCCGCCGCCCTCCGCGCCATGCAGCAAGGCAACATCGCCCCCGTCGATCTCGCCCAAGCCAGCATCGGACCCGGCATGGCAGTCTTCTCCCGCTACAAACAAGTCCTCGAATCCGACGGCTCCCCCATGCGCGTCCGCACCGCCCTACAACTGATCAACCAAACCCTCGACGAATACCTCACCGAACAGGAAGGCGAACTCGATGCCGACACCCGTTGGGCACTCACCTGGTTCGAGCAACACCAATTCGAGGACGGTAACTTTGGCGATGCCGAAACCCTCTCCAAAGCCAAAGTCACCAGCATTCAAGGCTTAGTCACCGCAGGCATTCTCACCGCCAAATACGGCAAAGTCCGCCTTCTGCACCGCGACGATCTCCCCGCCCAATGGAACCCCATAGGCGACACCCGCATCCCCGACTGGGAAGCCACCCAACACCTGATCAAAACCCTGCAAGAACGCGGAGAACATCAAGCCGCATTCCTGCTCAACCAACTCGACCCCGATCGCGCTGAAATCTACCGCGATCTCGCCTACCGCCTCTACAACATCTGCGATCGCAAATCCTGGACCCAAGAAGCGATCGCCTACAACAGCCTTGTGATCTCCTGGGCAGAAATCACCCGTCTCGCCGCTCAATCCGCCTCCACCCAGCAAATCGAACTCCTCCCCATATAA
- a CDS encoding DUF4351 domain-containing protein, with product MTDSPRADFDSPWKEALDDYFQEFIAFFFPQIYADIDWNREYEFLDKELQQIVRDAEIGKRYADKLVKVWRKSGIEAWVLAHIEIQAQEETGFGERMFIYNYRLRDRYDRPVVSLAVLGDDRFNWRPSQYQNEFWGCAITFDFPIVKLLDYESRWDELVSSTNPFATVVMAHLKAKETRNNPLDRKLWKFTLTRQLYERGYDREDILKLYRFIDWLLALPEDLELELKQDLDRLQEQQTMPHVTGIERLGSAKVILVQLTRLFGELPSNLQSQVQSLSASQLDELALALLNFTSIEDVTNWLQANPTQQPPWNA from the coding sequence ATGACTGATTCTCCCCGTGCTGATTTCGATAGCCCTTGGAAGGAAGCGCTAGACGACTACTTTCAAGAATTTATCGCGTTCTTTTTCCCGCAAATTTACGCTGATATCGATTGGAACAGGGAATACGAATTTCTCGACAAAGAACTCCAGCAGATCGTCCGTGATGCAGAAATCGGCAAACGTTATGCCGACAAGCTTGTAAAAGTGTGGCGCAAAAGCGGCATTGAAGCCTGGGTCTTGGCGCACATTGAAATTCAAGCCCAAGAAGAAACAGGCTTTGGTGAGCGGATGTTTATCTACAATTACCGACTCCGCGATCGATACGATCGTCCAGTCGTCAGCCTAGCCGTCTTAGGCGATGATCGCTTCAATTGGCGACCTTCTCAATATCAGAATGAATTCTGGGGTTGCGCGATTACTTTTGACTTCCCGATCGTCAAACTCTTGGACTATGAATCGCGGTGGGATGAATTAGTCAGCAGCACAAATCCCTTTGCAACCGTTGTAATGGCTCATCTCAAAGCCAAAGAAACGCGTAACAATCCGCTCGATCGCAAACTCTGGAAATTCACGTTGACTCGGCAATTGTATGAAAGAGGCTACGATCGAGAAGACATTCTAAAACTGTATCGATTTATCGATTGGTTGCTGGCACTCCCAGAAGATTTAGAATTAGAGTTGAAACAAGACCTAGACCGATTACAGGAGCAACAGACCATGCCTCACGTCACAGGGATAGAAAGACTTGGCAGCGCTAAAGTTATTCTTGTTCAATTAACGCGACTTTTTGGAGAGCTTCCCTCTAATCTTCAGAGTCAAGTTCAATCTCTGTCTGCATCTCAGCTAGACGAGTTGGCACTTGCTCTTCTGAACTTTACAAGTATTGAAGATGTAACCAACTGGTTACAGGCAAATCCAACACAGCAGCCCCCGTGGAACGCTTGA